The following nucleotide sequence is from Anguilla rostrata isolate EN2019 chromosome 3, ASM1855537v3, whole genome shotgun sequence.
ACTGTGAAGTACTCACAGGTTGGTTTCAGATCTGAGATCAGCAGGCAGTGAGCAGAAATCAGCCATtgtcattctctctgtcttgtTTCTTAGCTCAGCCTACAGTAAAAACATGATACAAATTTTCATAATACATACAATACTGGCTCTGTCCATCTCCATTTTATCAGTTGATTTTTTTGTGGCTGAATGAAactctacatttttattactgACAACTATTACAATTACAGAACTGGCAAAGAAATAACTGTTGTAGATATTTAAATGCTGGACAGCTATATTGGGCTACACTTCTCAATCATAGACAATATTTCCAGTGTAAATTAAGAATGTGTTATATGGTTCCAatagaaaattaaaattacCACAGTAATGGTAATCCTCTGATGATGAAGGAGTGGATGGCAAGAGCATCTCCACAgtagcctgagagagagggagggagatatacagagagagagttaaaaaaaaaaaaaactattagaaACTGATTACTAAGCTGCCGCCATTATCATTGaccaaactgagagagagagagaaagagaaagagagaaagagagagaaagagagagagagagagagagagagagagagagagagaaaaggatcAGATACAAGAGACAGAGGCAGTATGGGAGATCTGTGACTATTTGTTTGCCCCAGGATGTGGTTTTGAAttaggggggtggtggtgaggtTGTCTCTGTGACAACTGGAAAATGACTCTTTGATACCCCACACCTGTTACTgaattaagtgtgtgtgtgtgtgtgtgtgtgtatgtctgtgctagtgtgtgtgtacagtatgtatggtTCTGCACACGTATGTCTGTCACGTGAGTGTATGCGCATGCTTTGGAGTCAAAGAGAGGGTGAAAGTGCAAGATTGACTTCATTGCGTTTGTCAGTCATGCCAATAGCTCACATTTGCACTGATGGAGAAtacagagagacaaaaagacacaaaaacagaactcaGCAAGAGGCACGGGtaggagagaaaagaaacaggTGAGTGAAAAACAAATAAGGCATTAAGGGAAAGTGAcaagatgaaaaatgaatgctAATGAAGAAACAAACATAGATTTAGACTAGACATAGActtaaaaaagggagaaaaacagaagaaactgGGTATTGGGAACTATGTAtatgtttgagagagagagagagataccctGATGGttgtatcagttttttttaatgttatcaaCCTCAGGGACCTATGAACTATCGTATTTAATCATCGCTCCATCTCTCAAACCATAGTGTGGCCTATTTAGATTGTTACAGAGAAGgaaatgacagagaaagagatgtaGGTTCTCTTTGATGCTTTTCGTGTTGCAGGTCGTCTGCATTTGTCCCTCATAAGACTGCTACAGTGAAACGCTAAACCTTTTCATTGCTGTAGAACCGTTGGCAGGTAACAGATTTTCAGACCTTCTTACTGGAAACGCGTAGTAAAGTGACTCTGTGATCCTATACTTTTCCATGCTTGTGATTGCTTTTTAGTTCATAAATGTGTTCTTAAAACTTATGGCTGGGTGAATGCAGTGTTTCAACACGCTATTGAAATGCATCGTTTGGATCACAGCTTTTCAACCTGCTCTTAGGGGTTTCTCTGTTTGTGTCATAGACACATTTAAACATACCCGGAGGTACTAAGTCGGCAAAATATTCACTGTGTTCCCAAGTTTCTTCCAAATTGTGCATTACAAAGAAACTGCAAAACTGATTTAATTCTCAGCATTTCCTAACAGCTCATTGGTCAGGTAATTGAAGGTAATAATGCGTTCAGACCATAGAAATGTGTCATCTTTATCATATATAAAATCAATCATATCAAATGTGTCATATGTCACCTCTAGCCATGTATACCACAGGTTGGATAACACGCTACATAATTAGGGTTTTAACCCTCATATTGTGTTTGGGATCAATTTGTCCCCATTCAGTGTTTGACATCTCTTACAAACCGGTTTACCTTATTTTTTCATCTTGTGGGTGATACTGGTGGCACTTTCCCATGCAGCTTTCAAACCTCAGGCTCTAAAATTAGACGTTTCTTAcaattctttattatttaaagataTAAAGCAAGTAGTCTACCTTAAGAAGGCGCCAAAAAAAAGTGTCCAAATTTTTATATCACGATCATTTTATGTCAGTTTAAACAGCTTGGGTCAATTTGAACCCTAAACATGAAAGGTGACATAAAATTTCAGCATAATAGTCAGTAGTGTGTTTAGGCTGATAGAAATGGCTGTTTGATTGCTGAGGAGAGGAATGCAGTTTTCAGTTTAATGTGCACTGCTATTCCAGCCATAAGATTATGCACTAAAGGTAATGTGTATTCTGTAAAGGCTGCCCAGGTCTGATACAGTGCTCCGCATGTGATTAGGGCCTCAGTATTTGTATCTGACTTATAAAACTCTTTATAAAACTTGCTTTTAACTATATGTATCCTTATTTATACAGTTGAATTGTTGTGTTATAATGGTCATTGtattaaatgctttttataatGCTTTTATGCTACTTCTAGATTGCATGTCTGGATTGTAACTTTCCACGcattctttgtttcatttttttaaattttattttgaaaagcgCTTTGAACGGCATGCAGAAAGCACactatgtaaataaatgtattatgtgAAATCTGGGAGCCAAGTGAATCTGTTGTATAATTAATATCTTTATATAGATACCATGTATCCAAACTAAATGTGTATGACTAGACATTGACAGTTATGAGACCAGTTCATTTCAACAAGGCGTATACCATTATATGATGGAATGAATATAGTGACTAGACTGTAGGCTATTGTCTGGCCTATATTACCAGTGTAATGGAATATAGTAACTGGTCTCTATAATGTCATTGCATTAGGATATCACAACTGGTCAGCAATGCCAGTGCAGTAGGATATAATGACTGATGTCTGTAATATACAGTAAGTGCTAAAGAACAGAGTGATTGCTTTGTAAAACCAGtgctttttaataaatgtagcAGCTTGTTCAGTTCAGTAGAAGATGATTTGTGTTACTATATAAGTACAGCGTGGTTAACAATTTACAGTTAATcatgttaaaaatgaacattcatATGTGGTCATATGAATGCagaaatgcacgcacacacacgcacacacgcttacacacattcacccatgcacacacacacacacacacacacagatacacaagtTTGCACAGATTGTCTGCAAGTACTGCAACAAAGACTCTTAAAAACAACAATTCATACTGTACAGTAAGGGCTTTTGAGGGCAACTGAGGCAGAACTCAAATAAAACCAGGACATTCACAAGTTTGAAGGAATGTAATGATATAAATCAAGGAGGAAAATGGTCTAATAACTGGTCCCAAGCATACTTAAAATAGTTGgatgctgttgttttgttttcaggtaCAGTTCAAGTACATTTGGCCTCTTGAGGATATTGCACTTTTTGTCATTGGTAGTGTTACAGTATCATTATTTAATAAGAAAGCTATGCAAGCTTCATAGTCTTTGACTCCCAAAGTAAATCTGAATAATTTAGTCCATATGAACAATGAAACAGGCTAAGTGTGGtaccttttctgtgtgtgtgatcaaTGCTGGTCTGCTGCTTATTGCCATTATACTTTCTTTTTCATCAAATTTTATTCTATATCAATTTGAACTATTATGGTGATTCACATCGAGGTGCTGTTCTATTTCCGAGTcccattgaattaaaaaaacatggggTACAAGTAGTTTCCAGGCTCAACAAGGCATTTAGCTGTACTAAACAATTGTCAAATAATTATAGTGAAGTGGATATACTGCTGATATAGCTCCTTCACTATGAAATATGGTTACACCATATTGCATATTGGCAAGCATTCTGAAAACCTGCCtttccctcccccatctccatctacagttttcttttctgttatttttcccctttcagATGAACAGGGCCATGTCTCTACTGCTGACTGCCCATTGCTTCCATTAGAGGACACTACGGAAAGCTGCAATGGGGGACCGCGCAGCAGTCGAGCCCCAGGATCACTCTCCTTTCCAGGGGCTGTATTTTCCCCTGGCTGAGGAACAGCGGTCAGGGCAGCACTTCTGCAGTGACTCCCTGAAAGAGCTCGGGCAGTTTGGGGCCACGGCAGAGAGCAGTGACCCCCACAGCCATCACAGCGTGAGTTGCAGCAGCGTCGGCAACGCCGGCCTCGTGCGCGGTGGGCGGAGCTCCAGCGCGTGCACGCCTGAGGACGACAGGAGCGCCAGCGCTTGGATTAGCCCGTCTCTCGCTCACGCGCAGGCGGACGTCAGTGCAGGGAGATTTGGGGGTGGGCCGGGAAGAGGCCTTTTTCAGAGCGAGGGGTACCTGGCAAAGTGGCACCCAGCTCACCGCCACCAGGGAAAATTCGGGAGAGGGGCAGGAGCTTGTGAACAGAAGCTGGATTCCTTCACGGAAGCATTTGCTAGGCGCTCACCAAACATGCCCCCAGTCCAAAATGGAGGCCGGGGAGGCATCTTCAGTACCATTTCCGGACTTGTAGTGGGCGGAGTTAACGGTAGAGTAGACGCAACAGGGACGGTAACAGACTCCTCAgcgcctccccctcctctcctcctcagcccCCCGCCGACCCCGCTCTCcttaccccctctctccccgcctcGACGCTCGCACTTTCCGGCTGTGGAGGTCACGCAGTCGATGCAGCTGATGCAGGCTGACGTGCCCTGCAGCGCTGCGCAGTTCTGCGCTAGTCTGCAGACGTACTACTCCCAGTCGCTTATGCAGCCCGCCCACTCTCCTGGCCCCATCCTGGCTGGAAAATGCTCTCCCTTGGACTGGGTGCCACACTCAGATGACCCAATGGGGAATGGAGACTCTTCATATCCACACCTCCAGGACAAGGACTCTGACCCCGCCTTGATTTACTCTGGAGAGGAAGAGTACGGCCTGAGACACACGGCCTTCAATCACCAGGAGGTCTTCAGGAGCACAGGTACTGActgagcagggcggggctgtgcTTTTCTAACTGAAATGCTCCCTACTGAGCCATTTCTAGCTGGACCAAACCTAGACAGATAGTATTTCTGCCAACCTATCAATGCTGTGTTTTCTAGTATTCTAAACTTGTCTATTAAACACTGAATGCATGTGGTGTATTCATAATCACGTCTACGCTACCTGTCAAAGGTTTTTGTATACTTGTGTTTTTGTACTCTGTTTTAGtgaaatttaagcagtttaACTGAGTAAAATCGAGCTAGTTTGGGATGAACTGATCAGAAATGTCAAAGTGAAACAACCCACACGTGTAGCACATCTGTGGGAACTTCTACAGCAGTGTTGGGTGTGAACATCCTGAACCATATGGCTGCCCTTGACAAAAAATGCCATTAATATGCTTTGCAGTTATTACTGCACTAAGTGGCTATTTTGATTAATCTAAGATTtagattattttgttttttaatttagtaaaataagCAGCGGTTATTTGTGGGTGTACTAAATGTCTGGTTATGAATACTTCCTTCTTATTTTCATATGGATGTAACATTGACCACAGATACCAGAAAAAGCCAACAACTTTCATTTTGTAAACCAGAACCTTTGATTACTTAATTGgatatacaaaatatttagaaaaaatagCAAATATTTTCCTTCTTTCAACCTTACTCTGTTTCTGCCCTCAGATGCATGCAACCTTCAGACCCCTCTCAGCTCCCCCCAGGGCCagtacccacaatcctctgtgTCATTCCAGCCAGATCACAATCCCACATCCTCCACAGATCATGTGACCTCCTGGAGCCAGGTCAGCTCACAGTACATACCACTggtcactgttttttttactgggcTGAGGATAGGAGTCTGATATTGACTAACtgactgactctctgctctaactctgtccctctgtgtgcAGGAGGCTTTAGACAGAGGTCTACCCTTGACCCACAATCATCCCTTACCCCCCTGCTCCATGCTGTcactaccccacccccaaagtGATGAGTTTAGGCCAGGGGATGGGGACAAGCAATATTTTGGGTCTCAGGCAACAGTAAGAGGAGCACAATGTACCACAAAGGTGAAGGTAGGCACCACTCATTCCCTTAAGATTAGTTTGCCTGACACCTAGTGGAAGGTAGAGGAACTTCAGGCACTTCTTTAGTCTGTAAGGCAGGGGCGTCAAACTGAAACCCttgggggctgcagtgtctgtgggtttttgtggtttcctttcagtacACTGCCAATtgaggccttgagaacaagatATGTGGTTTTCTAGCCaataaatgacttaaatgaaccactggtgccaAAAACACCTTGAAAACCAGCTCACACGGCAGccgtccaggactggagttttacACCTGTGCTGTCCAGCATGCTTTCACAATAAGGACCATGCCCCttacccatctctctctctcttctttgaCAATTCTCTCAGAACGGATCTTATCTGAGCTACACCGGGCTCCCTTTCCAAAGCATCCTGCAGATCGGGAGAGCTCCGGAGGCACCTAGAGCGCCCCCCCACTACAGCCCCCGCCCCATGCTGAACCCCATCCGCAGGGGGACTGGGCTCTATTGCAACCTGCTGCCCCTGTCCTACCTGCAGTCTCATTTCAGTAAGTGAGCCCCTGTAGTAAGTGAGCACACCAAGCCCGTGTCTATGGTGAAATAAGGAAATAATACAACACCCTGTTTACAACATATTGGCACATTCAGAATGTGCAGGACAGTTTAGTTGAGGTTAATGCTTTGCTCAAAGGGTTTAGCAACTATATAGTTGAACTCCATTCTACATTAGACTGAATGCAATGATATTCCTTCGCCTAGAGCTCTCACCAGTGTACAATAGGTCTCCTGTCCaatgtgtttaaatatattgacat
It contains:
- the si:dkey-19b23.10 gene encoding uncharacterized protein si:dkey-19b23.10, with the translated sequence MGDRAAVEPQDHSPFQGLYFPLAEEQRSGQHFCSDSLKELGQFGATAESSDPHSHHSVSCSSVGNAGLVRGGRSSSACTPEDDRSASAWISPSLAHAQADVSAGRFGGGPGRGLFQSEGYLAKWHPAHRHQGKFGRGAGACEQKLDSFTEAFARRSPNMPPVQNGGRGGIFSTISGLVVGGVNGRVDATGTVTDSSAPPPPLLLSPPPTPLSLPPLSPPRRSHFPAVEVTQSMQLMQADVPCSAAQFCASLQTYYSQSLMQPAHSPGPILAGKCSPLDWVPHSDDPMGNGDSSYPHLQDKDSDPALIYSGEEEYGLRHTAFNHQEVFRSTDACNLQTPLSSPQGQYPQSSVSFQPDHNPTSSTDHVTSWSQEALDRGLPLTHNHPLPPCSMLSLPHPQSDEFRPGDGDKQYFGSQATVRGAQCTTKVKNGSYLSYTGLPFQSILQIGRAPEAPRAPPHYSPRPMLNPIRRGTGLYCNLLPLSYLQSHFSDQQSSWPEENCLPLPQVNVGPEFQADVPQFPECRSYDHWLEESPKEQLLWKPWDDLEESNDLQEQVENLLDLCSSSAVPGGGTNLELALHCLSRCQGDMLAAVEMLLLSTPSSSEDYHYCGSDVWMLSEKRVFNKAFGTHSKDFSLIQKMVKTKSVSQCVEFYYLSKKMLEQQRKQQEREKVAKEERSGAAESSLVPIPHSLGKPLMMEEPILSPSLATNFPCKQCGKMFYKIKSRNAHMKIHRQQQEDWRERPHPSQILTHSLTQNIPQNQARLAFLQAPNNHISNINNANHNTAPNATALPLFQTWDPFDLTSDPGTFYYNSEGKVVLGVAGAPKSQIHWQ